A section of the Microbacterium sp. MM2322 genome encodes:
- the rlmN gene encoding 23S rRNA (adenine(2503)-C(2))-methyltransferase RlmN has protein sequence MSAVRTTTPKQVRPTTEGWTQAKDAEGRPLLQFASPKRGKPPVHLADLTHDQRVEKLKELGMPGFRAGQLEKHYFQHYTSDPAHMTDLPAGNRDELVTGLMPNLMTEVRRLETDGGDTIKFLWRLHDGALVESVLMRYTGRITLCVSSQAGCGMNCPFCATGQAGLTRNMSAAEIVDQVVRANRLIADGGLGDPRKVGHKDERVTNIVFMGMGEPLANYARVMTAVRTMVDKKHGLGMSARGITISTVGLVPAIRKLSNEEIPVTFALSLHAPDDLLRDELIPVNSRWKVDEALDAAREYFEKTGRRVSIEYALIKDMNDHAWRADLLADKLNARGRGWVHVNPIPLNPTPGSIWTSSDVDVQNEFVRRLNEAGIPTTLRDTRGKEIDGACGQLVATEEDQVAAASV, from the coding sequence ATGTCCGCCGTGCGCACGACGACGCCCAAGCAGGTGCGTCCCACGACCGAGGGGTGGACCCAGGCGAAGGATGCCGAGGGTCGCCCGCTCCTGCAGTTCGCGAGCCCGAAGCGCGGCAAGCCGCCGGTGCACCTCGCCGACCTCACCCACGACCAGCGGGTCGAGAAGCTGAAGGAGCTCGGGATGCCGGGCTTCCGCGCCGGTCAGCTCGAGAAGCACTACTTCCAGCACTACACCTCCGACCCCGCGCACATGACCGACCTGCCCGCGGGCAACCGCGACGAGCTGGTCACGGGTCTGATGCCGAACCTCATGACCGAGGTGCGCCGGCTCGAGACCGACGGCGGCGACACGATCAAGTTCCTGTGGCGGCTGCACGACGGCGCCCTCGTCGAGTCGGTCCTCATGCGCTACACCGGCCGCATCACGCTGTGCGTGTCGAGTCAGGCCGGATGCGGCATGAACTGCCCGTTCTGCGCCACCGGCCAGGCGGGGCTCACCCGCAACATGTCGGCGGCCGAGATCGTCGACCAGGTCGTGCGCGCCAACCGCCTCATCGCCGACGGCGGCCTCGGCGACCCCCGCAAGGTGGGACACAAGGACGAGCGCGTCACGAACATCGTCTTCATGGGGATGGGCGAGCCCCTCGCCAACTACGCCCGCGTCATGACGGCCGTCCGCACGATGGTCGACAAGAAGCACGGCCTCGGCATGAGCGCCCGCGGCATCACGATCTCGACCGTCGGCCTCGTGCCCGCGATCCGAAAGCTGAGCAACGAGGAGATCCCCGTCACCTTCGCGCTGTCGCTGCACGCTCCCGACGACCTCCTGCGCGACGAGCTGATCCCGGTGAACTCGCGCTGGAAGGTCGACGAGGCGCTCGATGCCGCACGCGAGTACTTCGAGAAGACCGGACGCCGCGTGTCGATCGAATACGCGCTCATCAAGGACATGAACGATCACGCCTGGCGCGCCGATCTGCTGGCCGACAAGCTCAACGCGCGCGGTCGCGGCTGGGTGCACGTCAACCCGATCCCGCTGAACCCGACGCCCGGATCGATCTGGACGTCGTCCGATGTCGACGTGCAGAACGAGTTCGTCCGACGCCTCAACGAGGCCGGCATCCCGACGACCCTCCGCGACACCCGTGGCAAGGAGATCGACGGTGCGTGCGGCCAGCTCGTTGCGACCGAAGAGGACCAGGTCGCGGCGGCATCCGTCTGA
- a CDS encoding ABC transporter ATP-binding protein, producing the protein MSLVAEHVSWRRGGTLVVDDVSLAPRPGSVVGLLGPNGSGKSSLLRVLQGISHPDAGRVLLDGSDIRHQRRRDVARSVAAVTQHATTEVDLTVRDVVRLGRTPHASLWGSNGARDDAIVDAALAQAGLTAKSDARWHTLSGGEQQRAHIARALAQEPRELLLDEPTNHLDIRHQLELLTLVRSLPVTVVVALHDLNLAAMFCDEVLVMAVGRAVVAGPPAEVLTEALIEEVYGVRCRVTIDGDRPTIAFTPPQ; encoded by the coding sequence ATGAGTCTCGTCGCAGAACACGTGTCGTGGCGTCGCGGCGGCACGCTCGTCGTCGACGACGTCTCGCTCGCGCCGAGGCCCGGATCAGTCGTGGGCCTTCTCGGCCCCAACGGGTCGGGCAAGTCCTCGCTCCTCCGCGTCCTGCAGGGCATCTCCCACCCGGACGCCGGCCGCGTGCTCCTCGACGGGTCCGACATCCGTCACCAGCGCCGCCGCGACGTCGCTCGCAGCGTCGCCGCCGTCACTCAGCACGCCACGACCGAGGTCGACCTGACGGTGCGCGACGTCGTGCGGCTCGGCCGCACCCCGCATGCCTCGCTCTGGGGTTCGAACGGCGCCCGCGACGACGCGATCGTCGACGCCGCCCTCGCGCAGGCGGGTCTGACCGCGAAGTCGGATGCCCGATGGCACACGCTCTCGGGCGGGGAGCAGCAGCGAGCCCACATCGCACGGGCCCTCGCGCAGGAACCCCGCGAGCTGCTGCTCGACGAGCCGACGAATCACCTCGACATCCGCCACCAGCTCGAGCTGCTCACCCTCGTCCGGAGCCTCCCGGTGACGGTCGTCGTCGCCCTGCACGACCTGAACCTCGCCGCGATGTTCTGCGACGAGGTGCTCGTCATGGCCGTCGGCCGGGCGGTGGTCGCGGGCCCGCCCGCCGAGGTACTGACGGAAGCGCTCATCGAGGAGGTCTACGGCGTGAGGTGCCGCGTCACGATCGACGGCGATCGGCCGACGATCGCGTTCACCCCGCCGCAGTGA
- a CDS encoding GNAT family N-acetyltransferase, whose protein sequence is MTTPRIRPISTDDAGEVLTLQRAAFVQEALIYDAVDMPPLTQTLDEVRAELEENLGCVALEGERIVGCVRARVDGDLLLIGRIAIAPDQQGSGLGTTLLNAVEERGREAGATTAELFTGSLSEANIRLYEREGYAESERVPGDGGTEQVFLRKQL, encoded by the coding sequence GTGACGACTCCCCGCATCCGACCGATCTCCACCGACGATGCAGGGGAGGTCCTCACCCTGCAGCGCGCGGCCTTCGTGCAGGAGGCCCTCATCTACGACGCCGTCGACATGCCGCCGCTCACGCAGACCCTCGACGAGGTGCGCGCGGAGCTGGAGGAGAACCTCGGATGCGTCGCCCTCGAGGGCGAGCGCATCGTCGGGTGCGTGCGCGCCCGCGTCGACGGCGACCTGCTGCTCATCGGCCGCATCGCCATCGCCCCGGACCAGCAGGGATCCGGGCTCGGCACGACCCTGCTGAACGCCGTGGAAGAGCGCGGCCGTGAGGCCGGCGCGACGACCGCGGAACTGTTCACCGGCTCGCTCAGCGAGGCGAACATCCGCCTCTACGAGCGCGAAGGCTACGCCGAGAGCGAGCGGGTCCCCGGCGACGGCGGCACCGAACAGGTCTTCCTGCGCAAGCAGCTCTGA
- a CDS encoding Cof-type HAD-IIB family hydrolase, giving the protein MTRIAFLDVDGTILEHGTAIADSTVTAIRTARENGHLVYLCTGRAAGDVHQKVRDIGYDGAITNGGAYAVRGDELLFAEPMPREDTDRLISYFESEDIDYFLQSNEAVYASDGVGGMLDAYFAERRKRHLEDARRLGQTDAVEPKPIVTYRPISEADLNGIAKTTFISKRSDSVDRAQADLGERFHVIPGSIPLPGGSNGEIGLAGTNKGTAILRVLDILGLDAADAVGIGDSWNDAEMFDVVGSPVAMGNADPALKERAGNVTTDVLDDGVWNAFVKLGLV; this is encoded by the coding sequence ATGACGCGCATCGCCTTCCTTGACGTAGACGGAACCATCCTGGAGCACGGGACGGCGATCGCCGACTCGACCGTCACGGCGATCCGGACGGCGCGCGAGAACGGCCACCTCGTGTATCTCTGCACCGGCCGCGCGGCCGGCGACGTCCACCAGAAGGTCCGCGACATCGGGTACGACGGCGCGATCACGAACGGCGGCGCCTACGCCGTCCGCGGCGACGAGCTGCTGTTCGCCGAGCCGATGCCCCGCGAGGACACCGACCGCCTGATCTCCTACTTCGAGTCGGAGGACATCGACTACTTCCTGCAGTCGAACGAGGCGGTGTACGCGAGCGACGGCGTCGGCGGGATGCTGGACGCCTACTTCGCCGAGCGGCGCAAGCGCCACCTCGAGGATGCGCGCCGCCTCGGTCAGACGGATGCCGTCGAGCCGAAGCCCATCGTGACCTACCGCCCGATCAGCGAAGCCGATCTGAACGGGATCGCGAAGACGACCTTCATCAGCAAGCGCTCCGACAGCGTCGACAGGGCGCAAGCCGACCTCGGCGAACGCTTCCACGTCATCCCCGGCAGCATCCCGCTCCCCGGCGGTTCGAACGGCGAGATCGGTCTGGCGGGAACGAACAAGGGGACGGCGATCCTGCGCGTGCTCGACATCCTCGGTCTCGACGCCGCCGACGCGGTCGGCATCGGCGACAGCTGGAACGACGCCGAGATGTTCGACGTCGTCGGCTCGCCCGTCGCGATGGGCAACGCCGACCCCGCTCTCAAGGAGCGCGCCGGGAACGTCACCACCGACGTGCTCGACGACGGCGTCTGGAACGCGTTCGTGAAGCTCGGCCTGGTCTGA
- the mmuM gene encoding homocysteine S-methyltransferase: MLDVRAALPDRPLVLDGGLGTMLEARGHDLTGSLWSAGVLLESPDDIRAVHADFVGAGADVVTTASYQLGYDNLAAAGHDEAAVDALLAASVRLAREAAEGRAWVAASVGPFGAVRADGSEYTGAYGMTVVELTRWHRRRVQVLADAAPDLLAIETIASPAEVEAVVAALEGVGVPAWIALSAASTAFDDAGYASALAVAASAPDVIAVGANCCPPSLISAVLDRVPAGVAAVAYPNSGETWDAASRTWHGDAGATFADADAWVDAGARLIGGCCRTTPADIAGLAHQLGS, from the coding sequence ATGCTCGATGTCCGCGCCGCCCTCCCCGACCGTCCGCTCGTCCTCGACGGCGGACTCGGCACGATGCTCGAAGCCCGCGGGCACGACCTCACCGGCTCGCTCTGGTCGGCGGGTGTGCTCCTCGAGTCGCCCGACGACATCCGCGCCGTGCACGCCGATTTCGTCGGGGCGGGCGCCGACGTCGTCACGACCGCGTCGTATCAGCTCGGCTACGACAACCTCGCGGCGGCCGGCCACGACGAGGCCGCCGTCGACGCGCTCCTCGCAGCCTCTGTCCGGCTCGCCCGTGAGGCGGCGGAAGGGCGGGCGTGGGTCGCGGCATCCGTCGGTCCGTTCGGAGCGGTGCGCGCCGACGGCAGCGAATACACGGGGGCGTACGGGATGACGGTCGTCGAGCTCACCCGGTGGCATCGGCGCCGGGTCCAGGTGCTCGCCGACGCCGCCCCCGACCTCCTCGCGATCGAGACGATCGCGTCGCCCGCCGAGGTCGAGGCGGTGGTTGCGGCGCTCGAGGGCGTCGGCGTGCCGGCGTGGATCGCGCTGTCCGCCGCGAGTACGGCCTTCGACGACGCCGGGTACGCCTCCGCGCTCGCCGTGGCCGCTTCCGCCCCGGATGTGATCGCCGTCGGCGCGAACTGCTGCCCGCCGTCGCTGATCTCCGCGGTGCTCGACCGGGTGCCCGCGGGAGTGGCGGCCGTCGCGTACCCCAACAGCGGCGAGACGTGGGACGCGGCATCCCGGACCTGGCACGGCGATGCGGGAGCGACCTTCGCCGATGCCGACGCGTGGGTGGATGCCGGTGCCCGCCTCATCGGCGGCTGTTGCCGGACGACGCCCGCCGACATCGCCGGCCTCGCGCACCAGCTGGGGAGCTGA
- a CDS encoding glycoside hydrolase family 1 protein, which yields MSTISFPDGFLWGGATAANQLEGAYLEDGKGLSIQDVMPKGIMTPRAEGPTDDNLKQVGIDFYHRYAEDIALFAEMGFTTFRFSIAWSRIFPKGDETEPNEAGLAFYDRVLDELERHGIEPLVTISHYETPLHLAETYDGWVNRDMIGFYERYVRTLFTRYGARVKYWLTFNEINSIVHAPFMSGGINTPKDQLSPSDLYQAIHHELVASALATKAARELAPNAQIGCMVLSMPVYPLTPNPDDVFAALTTERVNLAFGDIHVRGEYPGYYLRSLREQGVELNITDEDRTLLKENTVDFVSFSYYSSICETTDESKRVMGEGNLFGGVKNPTLKESEWGWQIDPVGLRLVLNQFWDRWQKPLFIVENGLGAKDQLVEVDGVKTVVDDYRIAYLQAHLEAVGEAVADGVDLMGYTTWGCIDLVSASTAQLSKRYGFIYVDRNDDGSGSLDRYKKKSFDWYAEVIRTNGASLSS from the coding sequence ATGAGCACCATCTCGTTCCCCGACGGCTTCCTCTGGGGCGGCGCGACCGCCGCCAACCAGCTCGAGGGCGCGTACCTCGAAGACGGCAAAGGCCTCTCGATCCAGGACGTGATGCCGAAGGGCATCATGACCCCCCGCGCCGAGGGACCCACCGACGACAACCTCAAGCAGGTCGGCATCGACTTCTACCACCGCTACGCGGAGGACATCGCCCTCTTCGCCGAGATGGGCTTCACGACCTTCCGCTTCTCGATCGCCTGGAGCCGCATCTTCCCGAAGGGCGACGAGACCGAGCCCAACGAGGCCGGCCTCGCGTTCTACGACCGGGTCCTCGACGAGCTCGAGCGCCACGGCATCGAGCCGCTCGTCACCATCTCGCACTACGAGACGCCGCTGCACCTCGCCGAGACCTACGACGGCTGGGTCAACCGCGACATGATCGGGTTCTACGAGCGCTACGTCCGGACGCTCTTCACCCGCTACGGCGCTCGCGTGAAGTACTGGCTGACATTCAACGAGATCAACTCGATCGTGCACGCGCCGTTCATGTCGGGTGGCATCAACACCCCCAAGGACCAGCTGTCGCCGAGCGACCTGTACCAGGCGATCCACCACGAGCTCGTGGCCTCGGCCCTCGCGACCAAGGCCGCCCGCGAGCTGGCCCCGAACGCGCAGATCGGCTGCATGGTCCTGTCGATGCCGGTCTACCCGCTCACGCCGAACCCCGACGACGTGTTCGCCGCCCTCACCACCGAGCGGGTGAACCTGGCCTTCGGCGACATCCACGTGCGCGGCGAGTACCCCGGGTACTACCTGCGGAGCCTCCGCGAACAGGGCGTCGAGCTGAACATCACCGACGAGGACCGGACGCTCCTCAAGGAGAACACGGTCGACTTCGTGTCGTTCAGCTACTACTCCTCGATCTGCGAGACGACGGACGAGTCGAAGCGCGTCATGGGTGAGGGCAACCTCTTCGGTGGCGTCAAGAACCCGACGCTGAAGGAGTCGGAGTGGGGGTGGCAGATCGACCCCGTGGGCCTCCGCCTCGTCCTCAACCAGTTCTGGGACCGGTGGCAGAAGCCGCTGTTCATCGTCGAGAACGGTCTCGGCGCGAAGGACCAGCTGGTCGAGGTCGACGGTGTGAAAACCGTCGTCGACGACTACCGCATCGCCTACCTGCAGGCGCACCTCGAGGCGGTCGGCGAGGCCGTCGCCGACGGCGTCGACCTCATGGGCTACACGACCTGGGGCTGCATCGACCTCGTGTCGGCCTCGACGGCGCAGCTCAGCAAGCGCTACGGCTTCATCTACGTCGACCGAAACGACGACGGCTCCGGCTCGCTCGATCGCTACAAGAAGAAGTCGTTCGACTGGTACGCCGAGGTCATCCGCACGAACGGCGCCTCGCTCAGCAGCTGA
- a CDS encoding beta-glucoside-specific PTS transporter subunit IIABC gives MDYSKTAAGVLQGVGGEENVSSLVHCATRLRFVLKDESKADTAAVKATPGVVTVAQAGGQYQVVIGNDVPDVYAEIGKISKLGSASADGAVSDAPKGNLFNRFISMISSIFTPVLWALAGTGLLKAFLAAAVTFGWITTDTSTYAVLNALSDAFINFLPIALSITAARYFKANEWTSLAIAGALVYPTMAGLVGQPGLTFFGIPFTMVSYVSSVIPIIVIVWLQSYAEKFLYAKLPGAVKRFMTPMIVVLLAVPLVFVVIGPISDLLGGGLGKGIGWVFDNAPWAGGAIMGGLWQVFVIFGLHWGLVPLFTLEFQTTGQILLVGPVFAAVLAQAAAVAGVWVRARNKNLKSLAAPATLSGFLAGITEPAIYGINLPLKRPFAFGIVGGAIGGAIIGIGGVFAKAFVVPSGLALPALFGNGNMLMLVIGLGVAILVPFLLTVIVGFVEPTEDAAPAPASAENDLVVLSPLDGTVVALSETPDAAFAEGALGDGVAILPRSGALYAPFDATVAAAFPTGHAIGLRHADGAEVLIHIGIDTVKLGGQHFDVKATTGQQVKAGDLLVEFDGDAIEKAGYDLTTPIVVTNGELYPSIADRAAGPIAHGEPLFTAVSVESAAVSA, from the coding sequence ATGGACTACTCGAAGACCGCGGCCGGCGTCCTCCAGGGCGTCGGCGGAGAAGAGAACGTCAGTTCTCTCGTGCACTGCGCAACACGTCTGCGCTTCGTGCTGAAGGACGAATCGAAGGCCGACACCGCCGCCGTCAAGGCGACTCCCGGTGTCGTGACCGTGGCACAGGCCGGCGGCCAGTACCAGGTCGTCATCGGCAACGACGTCCCCGACGTCTACGCCGAGATCGGAAAGATCTCGAAGCTCGGCTCGGCCTCGGCCGACGGAGCCGTCAGCGACGCCCCGAAGGGCAACCTGTTCAACCGCTTCATCTCGATGATCTCGTCGATCTTCACGCCCGTCCTCTGGGCGCTCGCCGGGACCGGCCTGCTGAAGGCGTTCCTCGCCGCGGCGGTCACGTTCGGTTGGATCACGACCGACACCTCGACCTACGCGGTCCTGAACGCCCTCTCCGACGCGTTCATCAACTTCCTCCCGATCGCCCTGTCGATCACGGCGGCCCGCTATTTCAAGGCGAACGAATGGACCTCGCTCGCCATCGCCGGCGCGCTCGTCTACCCGACGATGGCCGGGCTGGTCGGTCAGCCGGGCCTCACGTTCTTCGGCATCCCGTTCACCATGGTCAGCTACGTCTCGAGCGTCATCCCGATCATCGTGATCGTGTGGCTGCAGAGCTACGCGGAGAAGTTCCTCTACGCCAAGCTCCCCGGAGCGGTGAAGCGCTTCATGACCCCGATGATCGTCGTCCTGCTCGCTGTCCCCCTCGTCTTCGTCGTGATCGGCCCGATCTCGGACCTGCTCGGCGGCGGGCTCGGCAAGGGCATCGGCTGGGTCTTCGACAACGCCCCGTGGGCCGGCGGCGCCATCATGGGTGGCCTGTGGCAGGTCTTCGTGATCTTCGGCCTGCACTGGGGACTCGTCCCGCTGTTCACCCTCGAGTTCCAGACCACGGGTCAGATCCTCCTGGTCGGACCGGTCTTCGCCGCCGTCCTGGCGCAGGCCGCAGCCGTCGCCGGCGTCTGGGTGCGTGCGCGCAACAAGAACCTCAAGTCGCTGGCCGCTCCCGCGACCCTCTCCGGCTTCCTCGCCGGCATCACCGAGCCCGCGATCTACGGCATCAACCTCCCGCTCAAGCGTCCCTTCGCCTTCGGTATCGTGGGCGGCGCGATCGGTGGTGCCATCATCGGCATCGGCGGCGTCTTCGCGAAGGCGTTCGTGGTCCCGTCCGGCCTCGCCCTCCCGGCACTGTTCGGCAACGGCAACATGCTCATGCTCGTCATCGGTCTCGGTGTCGCCATCCTCGTGCCGTTCCTGTTGACCGTGATCGTCGGTTTCGTCGAGCCGACCGAGGACGCCGCGCCCGCTCCGGCGTCGGCTGAGAACGACCTCGTCGTCCTCAGCCCGCTCGACGGTACCGTCGTCGCGCTGTCGGAGACTCCGGATGCCGCGTTCGCCGAAGGCGCGCTCGGCGACGGCGTCGCGATCCTCCCCCGCAGCGGCGCGCTCTACGCGCCGTTCGACGCCACCGTCGCGGCGGCGTTCCCGACCGGTCACGCGATCGGCCTGCGTCACGCGGACGGTGCCGAAGTGCTCATCCACATCGGCATCGACACCGTGAAGCTCGGCGGACAGCACTTCGACGTCAAGGCCACGACGGGCCAGCAGGTGAAGGCGGGCGATCTGCTCGTCGAGTTCGACGGCGACGCGATCGAGAAGGCCGGGTACGACCTGACCACCCCGATCGTCGTCACCAACGGCGAGCTCTACCCGTCGATCGCCGACCGCGCCGCGGGCCCCATCGCCCACGGTGAGCCGCTCTTCACGGCTGTCTCGGTCGAATCCGCGGCCGTCTCGGCCTGA
- a CDS encoding NAD(P)-dependent oxidoreductase: MTLAGKTILMSGGSRGIGLAIALRAARDGANIALLAKTDTPHPKLEGTVHSAAEQIRAAGGNALPIVGDVRDDGDITEAVMKTQGEFGGIDIVVNNASVIDLSGSLDLATKKYDLMQDVNVRGTFMLSRAALPILKDAANPHILSLSPPLNLSPKWLGAHTGYTLAKYGMTMATLGMAAEFAKDGVAANTLWPQTTIATAAVQFALGGDRMMKVSRTPEVYADAAYEVLCKPAREYTGQTLIVEDVLRDAGVSDFSRYAATPGTPDTELFPDIFLD; encoded by the coding sequence ATGACCCTCGCCGGAAAGACCATCCTCATGTCGGGCGGCAGCCGCGGCATCGGCCTCGCGATCGCCCTTCGTGCGGCCCGCGACGGCGCGAACATCGCCCTGCTCGCCAAGACCGACACGCCTCACCCGAAGCTCGAGGGCACCGTGCACTCCGCCGCGGAGCAGATCCGTGCGGCCGGCGGCAACGCGCTGCCGATCGTCGGCGACGTCCGCGACGACGGCGACATCACCGAGGCCGTCATGAAGACGCAGGGCGAGTTCGGCGGCATCGACATCGTCGTCAACAACGCCTCGGTCATCGACCTCTCGGGCTCGCTCGACCTCGCGACGAAGAAGTACGACCTCATGCAGGACGTCAACGTGCGCGGCACGTTCATGCTGTCGCGCGCGGCGCTCCCGATCCTGAAGGATGCCGCGAACCCCCACATCCTCTCGCTGTCGCCGCCCCTCAACCTGTCGCCGAAGTGGCTCGGCGCCCACACCGGCTACACGCTCGCGAAGTACGGCATGACGATGGCGACCCTCGGCATGGCCGCGGAGTTCGCGAAGGACGGCGTCGCCGCGAACACGCTCTGGCCGCAGACGACGATCGCGACCGCCGCCGTGCAGTTCGCCCTCGGCGGCGACCGGATGATGAAGGTCAGCCGCACGCCCGAGGTCTACGCAGACGCCGCCTACGAGGTGCTCTGCAAGCCGGCCCGCGAGTACACGGGACAGACCCTCATCGTCGAGGACGTGCTGCGGGATGCCGGTGTGAGCGACTTCTCGCGCTACGCGGCGACGCCGGGCACGCCCGACACCGAGCTGTTCCCCGACATCTTCCTCGACTGA
- a CDS encoding PRD domain-containing protein, with protein sequence MTAGAPQRRGTIVHKVLNNNVVISLDEQGRERVLMGRGLGFQLKASDTLDPTKVEKTFILDTGADGERERRMLTDTPYPIVEAVTRAVDQAERALGHQLGRPLTIAVIDHVQFVLERLAKGIRIPAANMPELRVLHPAEFAAAQSMAASISAALETELPAEEAVFLTMHVLNATRDEPNGTAALLFRRVQHVVMTVENGLGVTLDVESPDYARFVLHIQFLLQRLVSRTMLRSGDSSFFEFAKHSYPRSFEIAQEVKAYVKAATESELTDEELLYVIVHVERLATQVGAHPAATTES encoded by the coding sequence ATGACGGCAGGTGCTCCGCAGCGACGCGGAACGATTGTGCACAAGGTGCTCAACAACAACGTCGTCATCTCCCTCGACGAACAGGGCCGGGAACGGGTCCTCATGGGCCGCGGGCTCGGATTCCAGCTCAAGGCGTCGGACACCCTCGACCCCACCAAAGTCGAGAAGACCTTCATCCTCGACACCGGCGCGGACGGCGAGCGCGAACGGCGGATGCTGACAGACACCCCGTATCCGATCGTCGAGGCGGTCACGCGGGCCGTCGACCAGGCCGAGCGGGCGCTCGGCCATCAGCTCGGCCGGCCCCTGACGATCGCGGTGATCGATCACGTGCAGTTCGTCCTCGAGCGACTGGCGAAGGGCATCCGGATCCCCGCGGCGAACATGCCCGAACTGCGCGTGCTACATCCGGCGGAGTTCGCGGCCGCGCAGAGCATGGCCGCATCGATCTCGGCGGCGCTCGAGACCGAGCTGCCGGCGGAGGAAGCCGTCTTCCTGACGATGCACGTGCTCAACGCGACGCGAGACGAACCGAACGGCACGGCGGCGCTGTTGTTCCGCCGCGTGCAGCACGTCGTGATGACCGTCGAGAACGGACTCGGGGTGACGCTCGACGTCGAGAGCCCCGATTACGCGCGCTTCGTGCTGCACATCCAGTTCCTGCTGCAGCGTCTCGTGTCGCGGACGATGCTCCGCAGCGGCGACAGCTCGTTCTTCGAGTTCGCGAAGCACAGCTACCCGCGCTCGTTCGAGATCGCCCAGGAGGTGAAGGCGTACGTGAAGGCGGCGACGGAGTCCGAGTTGACGGATGAGGAGCTGCTGTACGTCATCGTCCACGTCGAACGACTGGCCACTCAGGTCGGTGCGCACCCCGCCGCCACGACCGAGAGCTGA
- a CDS encoding enoyl-CoA hydratase/isomerase family protein has product MSDTILLQRDGALARLTFNRPASLNAMDFEMGTRWRDLAHDLTADDTVGAIVLDAAGPAFCAGGDVVQMATSGGSGSTITDMAGVIHDGIRTFVESSIPIVASVQGAVAGGGLGLMLTADYIVAAPRAVFVSKYANIGLTPDLGVSTLLPAAVGQRRALQLLLTDTTIDAPTALEWGLVAEVVDQPGDRADEIARSWLEGATAAFGQAKRLVRTGTHRPFADNLDDEARTIGAAFDTADSKARVAAFAAASRSRRA; this is encoded by the coding sequence ATGAGCGACACGATCCTGCTGCAGCGCGACGGTGCACTCGCGCGGCTGACCTTCAACCGCCCGGCATCTCTCAACGCGATGGACTTCGAGATGGGCACCCGCTGGCGCGATCTCGCACACGACCTGACGGCCGATGACACGGTTGGTGCGATCGTGCTGGATGCCGCCGGCCCGGCCTTCTGCGCCGGCGGCGACGTCGTGCAGATGGCCACCTCGGGCGGCAGCGGCAGCACGATCACCGACATGGCCGGGGTCATCCACGACGGCATCCGGACGTTCGTGGAGTCGTCCATTCCGATCGTGGCCTCCGTGCAGGGCGCGGTCGCCGGCGGCGGCCTCGGCCTCATGCTGACGGCCGACTACATCGTCGCAGCGCCCCGCGCGGTGTTCGTCAGCAAGTACGCGAACATCGGGCTGACCCCCGACCTCGGCGTCTCGACGCTGTTGCCCGCCGCGGTCGGCCAGCGTCGCGCGCTGCAGTTGCTGCTCACCGACACGACGATCGATGCGCCGACCGCGCTCGAGTGGGGCCTCGTCGCCGAGGTCGTCGATCAACCCGGCGACCGGGCCGACGAGATCGCCCGATCGTGGCTCGAGGGTGCAACGGCCGCGTTCGGCCAGGCGAAGCGCCTCGTCCGCACCGGTACCCACCGCCCGTTCGCCGACAACCTCGACGACGAGGCCCGCACGATCGGCGCCGCGTTCGACACCGCCGACTCGAAAGCCCGCGTCGCCGCTTTCGCCGCGGCATCCCGTTCGCGTCGCGCCTGA